TATTAATATCAACTCGACTGAAGAAAATTCTAATCGACCATTTGAAATATTTTATCCGCTTCTGTTTCTAGTGCTGTTTGTTATCTCTAATAGAGATCTTATAGGCGGCAGAAGCATCGGCAAACGAATAGTAGGGTTGGGTGTAAGGGAATATTCTAATCCTCATAACACGCCAGGGAAATTGAGGCTTTTTCTCCGGAATATATCTCTGATCGTGTGGCCGGTCGAACTCTTCCTATTGCTGATTAAGGGGAGGAGACTGGGCGACATGCTCATGAGAACTAAGGTAATTGAACTCAATAAATAGCAATCGGTAAAAGGAAACGCGCTGCCGGAATGAACCGGCCTGCGTGTCATCTCCGTACTAGCTCCGGAGCAGCCGCCGCGCGTATTCCTTCGGCGTGCAGCCGTTATACCGTTTGAACAGCTCGTAGAAATGCGCCATATTTTCGATGCCGACGCTCGCGGCAATGGAGGAGACGCTGGCAGGCTCCGCGACGAGCATATGCGCCGCTTTGAGTATGCGTTGTCGGTTGACGTAATCGACGAACGAAACGCCGACCGCTTTTTTGAAATACTTGGAAAAATAACTATAATTCATCCGGGCGATCCGGCTTACCTCGTCCATGTCGATGCGCTCGCTCAAATGGCGGCTTACATAGTCGAGAACGGGGCGCATGACGGCGTCGTCCACGAATTCGTAGCTCTGCAGCAGCCCGCGGCTGTCGTGGCGGAGCAGCGTTAGCAGCAAATGCTTGATATGCATGCTGGCCGCGATCTCGTACCCCTTCCGCATGCCGATCATTTCCTCGTGTATGTCCGTCAGGATGCCGGCCATCTCCCGCCTTGCCGCGGTGTTCTCCCTGAATATATAGTTCAGCTCCTCGAGAGGTCGGATGAGTTCCGAGAAGTGCCGGTAATACATCATCATCGCCGGGTCGAAATAGCGCTGCAGATCAACGTGCAGCACGATATAGATTAAAGGCCCGTCCGACGTCTTTTGGCTGAGATGGAGCTCAGAGGAGCCAACGATGGCGACATCTCCCGCGTCAAGCGCGTAGCAATGGCCCGGCGTATGGAAATTCATGGACCCATCCTGCACCAGAATGAGTTCGACCTCCTTGTGATAATGCCAGCGCCTATTCGACGGGCCGGGTTTCGACTCGTCCGTGAACTGCCACGCTTTGATGCAGAGATGCTGGTTCTGGTAATGGATCGGCTCCTGAAATTGTTCGCTTTCCGGGACATGCACCTGAACGTTTTTCACCGGTTGATCGCCCTCTTTGCGCCATAGTCAATTTGGATACAAAAGGCCCAAATATCGTAATTGTAGCCCGCAAACCCTCGTACTAAGATAATTTATGTGAAGTATACCATAAAAGAAGGAGAGTGTCCGAGATGAGAGTAGCGGTGGTAGGCTGCGGCGGCATGGGGCATGTGCATGCGAAAAACTTCGACGGAATGGCGGATGCTGAGCTAGTTGGCGTATGCGATATCGATGCGGAGCTGGCCGGCGAGCTGGCCCGCATGACGGGAACACGCGCCTTCTGTTCATTCGCCGATATGCTGAGAGAGACGGATGCGCAGGTCATCAGCATCGCGCTGCCAAGCTATCTGCATAAGCAGGCCGTGCTGGAGGCGGCGGAGGCCGGCAGGCATGTCATTTGCGAGAAACCGGTGGCGTTGTCGCTGGAGGATACCGATGAGATCATTGAGGCTTGCCGCCGAAACGGCGTTCGGCTTTTTGTTGGACATGTCGTCCGGTTTTTTCCTGAATACGAGCAGGCAAGCAGGCAGATTGAAGACGGGAGAATCGGCGAACCCGGTGTAGCCCATACGAAGCGGGTCGGGGG
This region of Paenibacillus sp. JDR-2 genomic DNA includes:
- a CDS encoding RDD family protein, which encodes MKKNRLLAFFIDYILVLFIFVPISIFININSTEENSNRPFEIFYPLLFLVLFVISNRDLIGGRSIGKRIVGLGVREYSNPHNTPGKLRLFLRNISLIVWPVELFLLLIKGRRLGDMLMRTKVIELNK
- a CDS encoding helix-turn-helix domain-containing protein — its product is MKNVQVHVPESEQFQEPIHYQNQHLCIKAWQFTDESKPGPSNRRWHYHKEVELILVQDGSMNFHTPGHCYALDAGDVAIVGSSELHLSQKTSDGPLIYIVLHVDLQRYFDPAMMMYYRHFSELIRPLEELNYIFRENTAARREMAGILTDIHEEMIGMRKGYEIAASMHIKHLLLTLLRHDSRGLLQSYEFVDDAVMRPVLDYVSRHLSERIDMDEVSRIARMNYSYFSKYFKKAVGVSFVDYVNRQRILKAAHMLVAEPASVSSIAASVGIENMAHFYELFKRYNGCTPKEYARRLLRS